The following proteins come from a genomic window of Megalops cyprinoides isolate fMegCyp1 chromosome 6, fMegCyp1.pri, whole genome shotgun sequence:
- the cdk5rap1 gene encoding CDK5 regulatory subunit-associated protein 1, whose protein sequence is MKNIRPLLYKLHKQWLVKVTPKHRHSCSVSVPPTQDNKRPIGNREFKNKLDTGPKFHDFIKNASSKENVTEVHEGLFEDPQSYLPDDPHIGNSRKVYFETYGCQMNVNDTEIAWSILQKKGYLRTSELSQADVILLVTCSIREKAEQTIWNRLKHLTALKMRRSKVNAPLKIGILGCMAERLKKELMEREKLVDVLAGPDAYRDLPRLLALAHGGQRASNVLLSLEETYADVMPVHHTPQGHSAYVSIMRGCDNMCSYCIVPFTRGRERSRPASSILEEVRILSDQGVKEVTLLGQNVNSYRDMSEEQFCGPEPVHLSRGFSTVYRARRGGLRFADLLDRVSLVNPDMRVRFTSPHPKDFPDEVLQLIQERGNICKQIHLPAQSGSSRVLQAMRRGYTREAYLELVTNIRKIIPGVSLSSDFITGFCGETEEDHQQTLSLLREVRYNVGFLFAYSMRKKTHAFHRLQDDVPAEVKQRRLEELTTVFRGEAAKLNASLIGSTQLVLVEGVSKRSTQELCGRNDGNLKVIFPDTHAVPIRPGDYVLVKITWASSQSLRGHVLSHTSLSSVGNTPSQACQGEQLAVC, encoded by the exons atgaaaaatatcagaCCCTTACTGTACAAATTACACAAGCAGTGGCTTGTAAAGGTCACCCctaagcacagacacagctgctcAGTTTCTGTGCCTCCAACCCAGGACAATAAAAGACCGATCGGCAACAGGGAGTTCAAAAATAAACTTGATACAGGTCCCAAATTTCACGACTttataaaaaatgcatcatCCAAAGAAAATGTTACAGAAGTTCATGAAGGACTATTTGAGGACCCACAGTCTTATCTTCCTGACGACCCACACATTGGAAATTCAAGAAAAG TGTACTTTGAGACCTATGGCTGCCAGATGAACGTGAATGATACAGAGATTGCCTGGTCCATTCTGCAGAAGAAAGGATACTTGCGTACAAGTGAACTTTCACAG GCAGATGTAATTCTCCTTGTCACTTGCTCAATAAG GGAGAAGGCAGAACAAACCATCTGGAACAGGCTGAAACACCTGACAGCCCTGAAAATGCGAAGGTCCAAGGTCAACGCTCCACTTAAGATAGGAATTTTAG GTTGCATGGCGGAGAGGCTGAAAAAGGAGCTAATGGAGCGGGAGAAGCTTGTGGATGTTCTGGCTGGCCCAGATGCGTACCGGGACCTCCCTCGCCTTCTCGCCCTGGCCCATGGTGGCCAGCGGGCCAGCAATGTTCTGTTGTCGCTGGAGGAGACGTACGCTGATGTCATGCCGGTCCACCACACCCCACAGGGTCACAGTGCTTACGT CTCCATTATGCGGGGCTGTGATAACATGTGCAGTTACTGCATCGTACCCTTCACTCGCGGGCGAGAGAGGAGCCGACCTGCGTCTTCCATCTTGGAAGAGGTTCGGATACTATCAGACCAG GGTGTAAAGGAGGTAACCCTCCTGGGTCAGAATGTGAACAGCTATAGGGACATGtctgaagagcagttctgtgggcCAGAACCAGTCCATCTGAGCCGTGGTTTCAGTACTGTGTACCGAGCCCGGCGAGGGGGCCTGCGCTTTGCAGATCTGCTGGACAGAGTCTCCCTAGTCAACCCAGACATGAGGGTCCGGTTCACTTCCCCTCACCCAAAGGACTTCCCTGATGAG GTGCTGCAACTGATCCAAGAGAGAGGGAACATCTGTAAGCAGATTCACCTCCCTGCCCAGAGCGGCAGCAGCAGGGTTCTGCAGGCCATGCGAcgtgg CTACACCAGAGAGGCATATCTGGAGCTTGTGACCAACATTCGGAAGATAATTCCAG gggTGAGTCTCAGCAGTGACTTCATCACTGGGTTTTGTGGAGAGACGGAGGAGGATCACCAGCAGACTCTGTCTCTACTGAGGGAAGTGCGCTACAATGTGGGCTTTCTCTTTGCCTACAGCATGAGGAAG AAAACCCATGCGTTCCACCGTCTCCAGGACGACGTACCTGCAGAGGTGAAGCAGCGCCGTCTGGAAGAGCTGACAACTGTGTTCAGGGGGGAAGCTGCCAAGCTCAACGCCAGTCTCATTGGGAGCACACAGCTCGTCCTAGTGGAGGGA GTGAGTAAGCGATCTACACAAGAGCTGTGTGGACGAAATGATGGTAACTTGAAGGTGATCTTTCCAGACACACATGCTGTCCCCATCAGGCCTGGAGACTACGTGCTTGTCAAG ATCACATGGGCTAGCTCCCAGAGCCTGAGAGGCCACGTTCTGAGCCACACCTCCTTGAGCTCTGTTGGAAACACACCTTCTCAGGCCTGTCAGGGTGAacagctggctgtgtgctga